From Candidatus Binatia bacterium, the proteins below share one genomic window:
- a CDS encoding Hsp70 family protein encodes MKRYIIGIDLGTTNSAAAYVDMSDASHGVHQLLIPQLVAEATVAERSTLPSFLYIGGEHDVAPGSLALPWDHIRTYAVGEFARAQGARVPGRLISSAKSWLCHGGVDREAAILPWAAPADVSKLSPVEASARYLLHFREAWKQHFPHAPLEAQDVILTVPASFDEVARELTVEAAHRAGLPRVILLEEPQAAFYAWVHHHEKTLDQLAGVNRILVVDIG; translated from the coding sequence ATGAAACGCTACATCATCGGCATCGACCTCGGCACCACGAACTCGGCGGCGGCGTACGTCGACATGTCCGATGCGTCGCACGGCGTGCACCAGCTGTTGATCCCGCAACTCGTTGCCGAGGCCACGGTGGCGGAGCGTTCGACGCTGCCCTCCTTCCTGTACATCGGCGGCGAGCATGACGTGGCACCCGGAAGTCTCGCCCTGCCCTGGGATCACATCCGCACCTATGCGGTCGGAGAGTTCGCCCGCGCCCAAGGCGCGCGTGTGCCCGGCCGACTGATTTCTTCGGCGAAGTCGTGGCTGTGTCATGGCGGAGTCGACCGCGAAGCGGCTATCCTGCCGTGGGCTGCACCCGCCGACGTGAGCAAGCTTTCACCCGTCGAGGCTTCGGCGCGATATCTCCTCCATTTCCGGGAGGCCTGGAAGCAGCACTTTCCCCACGCGCCCTTGGAAGCACAGGATGTTATCCTTACCGTCCCGGCGTCTTTTGATGAAGTTGCCCGGGAGCTGACAGTCGAGGCTGCACACCGTGCCGGCTTGCCGCGTGTCATCTTGTTGGAAGAGCCGCAAGCAGCCTTCTACGCCTGGGTCCATCACCACGAGAAGACGCTGGACCAGCTCGCCGGCGTCAACCGGATTCTCGTCGTCGACATCGG